One part of the Flavobacteriales bacterium genome encodes these proteins:
- a CDS encoding PKD domain-containing protein has protein sequence MLKALRIRFQWLHASTFRALVLSVMLLVSWDVRATHIIGGELYYECLGNGDYRIVMNAYRDCYNGVPFFDDPALINVFDANNNLVQTISAPLDLSSVRNLDPNNNNPCIDPPANVCVEEARYEIIVNLPPIPGGYQLAYQRCCRNHTINNIVDPGGTGTTYYIAIPDEANVPCNAAPRFSGYPPIFICKDEKLMFDHSATDPDGDSLVYELCVPYKGASTNDPTGTNPIASPPYTNVVYVNPYNQNDPLGGIPLNIDPVTGFLTGTPNRIGQYVVGICVKEYRNGALIGINKRDFQFNVMQCEPITSVSVPPAITQCGDSTVVFNNTSKGVFTYSWDFGVPGTLADTSNKDIPIFTFPGPGIYPVTLIVNKGLTCADTASSLVQIFPTAVAEFSFTNQCQSFANTFADSSFTIGKAAILGWDWDFGDGFHSTLINPTHTYAHPGSYGVTLNITTEHGCMGKVTKEVHVYPDPDPNFTVLSEEGCVPTNMIFAPGHTTDPGDTFIWDFGDGERDTTPTPYHVYTTAGTYTIGLKLITRQGCMDSIQHNAMLTVFPIPTALYSVDTYLQDIINPEFKFTDKSLDAKFWSWDFGDGHRDSVQHTHHTYQDTGWFDVTLIVEDDHACRDTLLDKVYVEPVVSFYVPNVFSPNGDGMNDVFKVYSTYIKEYRLLIFDRWGNQIFITHNTENGWNGMGRNGRPMPEDVYVYRIDYVDAFQRVKQRVGSVTLVR, from the coding sequence ATGTTAAAAGCACTTCGAATAAGGTTCCAATGGCTTCATGCCAGCACCTTCAGGGCGTTGGTCCTGAGTGTGATGTTATTGGTGTCCTGGGATGTTCGTGCAACCCACATCATAGGAGGAGAACTTTACTATGAGTGTCTTGGTAATGGTGACTATCGCATCGTCATGAATGCCTATAGGGACTGTTACAATGGTGTTCCATTTTTTGACGATCCTGCACTTATCAATGTATTTGATGCCAATAATAACCTGGTGCAAACCATTAGTGCTCCCCTTGATTTAAGTTCGGTTCGCAACCTGGACCCGAATAATAATAACCCTTGTATTGATCCTCCTGCAAATGTTTGCGTTGAAGAGGCCCGGTATGAAATCATTGTCAATCTTCCACCCATCCCAGGTGGTTACCAGCTTGCTTATCAGCGTTGCTGTAGAAATCATACAATCAACAATATCGTTGATCCGGGTGGTACGGGAACTACATATTACATTGCCATTCCGGATGAAGCCAATGTGCCTTGCAATGCAGCACCCCGATTCAGTGGTTATCCCCCCATATTTATTTGTAAGGATGAAAAGCTGATGTTTGATCATTCTGCAACTGACCCGGATGGGGATTCCCTTGTTTACGAACTATGCGTGCCTTATAAAGGTGCTTCAACCAATGATCCTACAGGCACCAATCCAATTGCATCACCGCCTTACACGAATGTGGTGTACGTGAACCCATACAATCAGAATGATCCTTTGGGAGGAATTCCATTGAATATCGATCCGGTAACCGGCTTTTTGACAGGAACACCAAACCGGATTGGACAGTATGTAGTGGGTATATGTGTGAAAGAGTATCGGAATGGTGCATTGATAGGTATTAACAAGCGCGATTTTCAGTTCAACGTAATGCAATGTGAACCCATTACCTCAGTGTCCGTTCCTCCAGCCATCACCCAATGCGGTGATTCAACCGTTGTGTTTAACAATACAAGTAAGGGAGTGTTTACCTATTCGTGGGACTTTGGTGTCCCGGGAACGTTGGCAGATACTTCCAATAAGGATATTCCTATTTTCACCTTCCCCGGACCGGGCATATATCCGGTTACCCTGATTGTCAATAAGGGACTTACCTGTGCTGATACAGCTAGTTCGCTGGTGCAGATATTTCCAACGGCCGTAGCAGAGTTCAGTTTTACCAACCAGTGCCAAAGTTTTGCGAATACGTTTGCCGACAGTTCCTTTACCATAGGCAAGGCGGCAATTCTGGGTTGGGACTGGGATTTTGGTGATGGCTTTCATTCCACATTGATCAATCCCACTCATACATACGCACATCCTGGGAGTTATGGGGTCACCCTGAATATTACGACGGAACATGGTTGTATGGGTAAGGTCACTAAGGAAGTGCATGTATACCCCGATCCCGATCCGAATTTTACGGTATTGTCTGAAGAAGGCTGTGTGCCTACCAATATGATCTTTGCACCCGGTCATACAACCGACCCCGGTGATACATTTATATGGGATTTTGGCGATGGTGAAAGAGACACAACACCCACGCCGTACCATGTCTATACTACGGCAGGAACTTATACCATCGGCTTGAAGCTCATCACAAGGCAGGGGTGTATGGACTCTATTCAACACAACGCCATGCTCACCGTATTCCCGATTCCAACGGCATTGTATTCGGTGGATACCTATTTGCAGGATATCATAAATCCTGAGTTCAAGTTTACTGATAAGTCGCTGGATGCGAAATTCTGGAGCTGGGATTTTGGTGATGGACACCGGGATTCAGTGCAACATACCCATCATACCTATCAGGATACCGGTTGGTTTGATGTTACCCTTATCGTGGAGGATGACCATGCCTGCAGGGATACCTTGCTAGATAAGGTTTATGTTGAGCCCGTGGTAAGTTTTTATGTGCCGAACGTATTCTCGCCAAACGGGGATGGAATGAATGATGTATTCAAAGTTTATTCCACCTACATCAAAGAATATCGCCTGTTGATATTCGACCGCTGGGGAAATCAGATCTTTATTACCCATAACACAGAAAATGGCTGGAATGGCATGGGGAGAAACGGTCGGCCCATGCCGGAGGATGTCTACGTTTACAGGATTGATTACGTGGATGCGTTTCAGCGTGTCAAGCAACGGGTAGGTTCTGTAACACTCGTCAGATAG
- a CDS encoding tetratricopeptide repeat protein, whose protein sequence is MKTRKQGLVWFGLLLLALTMYRCGSESRHQEIATNDNRSGYLNLADSVGYVGMETCRKCHEQIYQTFIQTGMGQSFGLATKEKSAGDYRHAAIHDGVRNLSYHAFWENDSLFFKEFRLEKGDTVYQRKEYVSYVIGSGQHTNSHMMNHGGYVTQMPMTFYTQQQKWDLPPGFENGNNSRFSRKIGLECMTCHNGYPVMVEGSENKYKVVRNGIDCERCHGPGQAHVRLKQSGVIVDIDKDIDYSIVNPAKLPADLQFDVCQRCHLQGNAVLAEGKSFFDFRPGMKLSDVMSVFVARYEGDDNDFIMASHADRLRQSKCYLSTTGSHTGKTGEGQAYKNLTCVTCHNPHVSVKVTGREVFNQTCASCHPGSEEHTARVGGTDCVSCHMPRSGSIDIPHVSITDHRIAVHEQKTEGERREKGRFTGLVAVNNPNPDRLTRAKGFLNHYEKFNPQRIFLDSAEALLDGPVTKGDFNTRVKLWYLKGEYKVVKNLVASAGPVVLQQWLTQKSWDNEDAWTAYRIGESYNLGSGDAGVLEDLNQSRVFFKRAVELAPFIMEFRNKLGVATLVTGDAVGAFRIFADLVAEDPGFTSSYANLGYLNLAKRDDPDIALRYYKLGLSLDPDDETLWMNMVGLHIYNKDFEQAKKVLRDILKRNPEHEQALAVMESLNNLRPE, encoded by the coding sequence ATGAAGACAAGGAAACAGGGATTGGTTTGGTTCGGGTTGTTGTTGCTTGCACTGACCATGTATCGCTGTGGAAGTGAATCACGGCATCAGGAAATTGCAACAAATGACAACCGGTCTGGTTACCTCAATCTTGCAGACTCCGTTGGTTATGTGGGCATGGAAACCTGCAGGAAGTGTCATGAACAGATATACCAAACATTCATTCAAACCGGTATGGGGCAGTCTTTTGGATTGGCTACAAAGGAGAAGAGCGCTGGAGATTACCGGCATGCTGCCATTCATGATGGGGTGCGAAATCTAAGTTATCATGCTTTCTGGGAAAATGATTCATTGTTTTTCAAAGAGTTCAGACTTGAGAAGGGCGATACGGTATATCAGCGCAAAGAATATGTGTCTTATGTAATCGGTTCAGGACAGCATACCAATTCTCATATGATGAATCATGGCGGATATGTGACCCAGATGCCAATGACGTTTTATACCCAGCAACAAAAATGGGATCTTCCGCCGGGCTTCGAAAATGGCAACAACAGTCGCTTCAGTCGCAAGATCGGTTTGGAATGTATGACCTGTCACAACGGCTATCCCGTCATGGTGGAAGGATCAGAGAATAAATATAAGGTAGTGAGAAACGGTATCGATTGCGAAAGATGTCATGGCCCGGGCCAGGCTCATGTCAGGTTGAAGCAATCCGGCGTGATCGTGGATATTGATAAAGACATTGACTATTCTATTGTCAATCCCGCAAAACTGCCGGCAGATCTTCAGTTTGATGTTTGTCAGCGTTGTCATCTGCAGGGAAATGCAGTCCTTGCGGAAGGAAAGTCGTTTTTTGATTTCAGGCCGGGAATGAAATTGTCTGACGTGATGAGTGTGTTTGTTGCCAGGTATGAGGGAGATGATAACGATTTTATTATGGCTTCGCACGCAGATCGTTTGAGGCAAAGTAAATGTTACCTGTCTACAACGGGAAGTCACACCGGGAAGACTGGGGAGGGTCAGGCCTATAAGAACCTGACCTGTGTTACCTGTCACAATCCGCATGTGTCGGTGAAGGTTACCGGTAGGGAGGTGTTCAATCAAACCTGCGCTTCATGTCATCCGGGATCGGAAGAACATACTGCCAGGGTGGGTGGTACGGATTGTGTTTCGTGTCACATGCCCCGGTCCGGGTCTATTGATATACCGCACGTATCTATTACGGATCACAGAATAGCTGTACATGAACAAAAGACCGAAGGGGAGAGAAGGGAAAAAGGTAGGTTTACCGGATTGGTTGCAGTGAATAACCCCAATCCGGATCGGCTGACCCGGGCAAAGGGTTTCTTAAATCACTATGAGAAATTCAACCCCCAAAGGATTTTTCTGGATAGCGCTGAGGCATTACTTGATGGCCCTGTTACAAAAGGTGATTTTAATACAAGGGTAAAACTGTGGTACCTTAAAGGGGAATATAAGGTGGTTAAGAACCTGGTCGCCAGTGCCGGGCCTGTGGTGTTGCAGCAATGGCTGACACAAAAATCATGGGACAATGAGGATGCCTGGACAGCATACAGGATAGGAGAGAGCTATAATCTCGGTTCCGGTGATGCAGGTGTTCTGGAAGATCTTAATCAATCACGGGTCTTTTTTAAACGTGCAGTGGAATTGGCGCCATTCATTATGGAATTTCGTAATAAATTGGGTGTGGCAACACTAGTCACCGGAGATGCTGTTGGCGCATTCAGGATATTTGCAGACCTGGTAGCAGAGGACCCCGGGTTCACTTCATCTTATGCAAATCTCGGTTATCTGAACCTCGCCAAAAGAGACGATCCGGATATAGCACTCCGTTATTACAAGCTGGGGTTGTCACTGGATCCGGATGATGAAACACTCTGGATGAATATGGTTGGTTTGCATATTTATAACAAGGACTTTGAACAGGCCAAAAAAGTGCTGCGTGATATATTAAAAAGGAATCCCGAACATGAGCAAGCCCTGGCCGTTATGGAAAGCCTTAATAATCTAAGACCCGAATAA
- a CDS encoding Do family serine endopeptidase, with translation MKRFAMFFLTAMTGGFMAMGIYHYFGPERQTAITVLNRDNAYLAGNKAREADALPDLTYAAEKSVQGVVNIQTVQQNYQAQQYDPFRDLFFDRPYQREPSRVMGQGSGVIVSDDGYIVTNNHVVNGADEILVTLNDKRSFPAEVIGVDPTTDLALIKIDEHNLTMIQYGNSDLIRTGEWVLAVGNPFNLNSTVTAGIISAKGRNINILNEEFAIESFIQTDAAVNPGNSGGALVDRFGNLIGINTAIKSNTGSYAGYSFAVPVNIVKKVIDDLLKFGTAQRAFIGVSIQDMNAALAEELGEKEISGIYVAAVLEGGAAKDAGIEEGDIITKVGDITVGNVPELQEQIGRLRPGDKIDVTVRRDGRSKSIRMILKNKEGNTNVIRKPSSESVTVMGAVLEPVDAKAKHELKINNGLLIKELKGGKFRSAGIREGFIITKIDHKDINSTGELQKILASKKAQEGVLIEGIYPNGLRAYYGFGI, from the coding sequence ATGAAACGGTTTGCAATGTTCTTCTTAACAGCCATGACAGGAGGTTTCATGGCCATGGGTATCTACCATTATTTTGGTCCGGAAAGACAAACGGCCATTACCGTTCTAAATCGGGATAATGCCTATCTCGCCGGCAACAAAGCCAGGGAGGCGGATGCACTGCCTGATCTGACTTATGCTGCGGAAAAAAGTGTTCAGGGGGTTGTAAACATTCAGACGGTACAGCAGAATTACCAGGCCCAGCAGTACGACCCATTCAGGGACCTGTTCTTTGACCGCCCTTACCAAAGAGAACCTTCTCGGGTTATGGGACAAGGTTCCGGGGTCATTGTTTCAGATGACGGTTACATTGTAACGAATAACCACGTGGTAAACGGAGCGGATGAGATCCTGGTAACACTTAACGACAAACGTAGTTTCCCGGCGGAGGTAATCGGGGTTGACCCGACAACCGACCTGGCACTCATCAAAATTGATGAACACAATCTCACCATGATCCAATATGGCAACTCAGACCTGATCCGAACAGGAGAATGGGTCCTTGCCGTTGGCAACCCCTTCAATTTAAATTCAACTGTAACCGCAGGTATCATCAGTGCAAAAGGCAGGAACATCAACATTCTGAATGAAGAATTTGCCATAGAATCATTTATACAAACGGATGCTGCAGTGAATCCGGGAAATAGCGGCGGCGCATTGGTGGATCGATTCGGAAACCTTATCGGCATTAATACAGCCATCAAATCCAATACAGGTTCTTATGCGGGTTATTCCTTTGCCGTACCTGTAAATATCGTAAAGAAAGTCATTGACGATCTCTTGAAATTTGGCACAGCACAACGGGCATTCATCGGCGTGAGTATTCAGGATATGAATGCAGCATTGGCCGAGGAACTGGGCGAGAAAGAAATCTCGGGCATATATGTGGCTGCCGTTCTTGAGGGTGGAGCAGCAAAAGACGCGGGCATCGAAGAGGGTGATATTATTACCAAGGTGGGAGATATAACGGTCGGCAACGTGCCGGAATTACAAGAACAAATCGGCCGATTGAGACCGGGTGACAAAATTGATGTTACCGTTAGGCGCGATGGCAGATCAAAAAGTATTCGTATGATTTTAAAAAACAAGGAAGGAAACACCAATGTGATCAGGAAACCTTCCTCTGAAAGTGTAACGGTGATGGGTGCCGTACTGGAACCCGTTGATGCCAAAGCAAAGCATGAACTAAAAATAAACAACGGCTTACTCATCAAGGAGTTAAAGGGCGGGAAATTCCGTAGCGCCGGCATTCGCGAAGGCTTCATCATTACCAAAATTGATCATAAGGATATCAATAGCACGGGTGAGCTCCAAAAGATTCTGGCCAGCAAAAAAGCGCAGGAAGGTGTGCTCATTGAAGGCATTTACCCCAATGGCCTGAGGGCCTATTATGGTTTCGGTATTTAA
- the mltG gene encoding endolytic transglycosylase MltG, translated as MRKRRRLAGWITLIAFALLGWKGYQYFQYLYKPNAWVEGKDVRVIYIPTGSDFDDVREALTKAGVISNVKAFEWVADVKKYPSRVKPGRYKIRRGMSNEAIVNMLRSGDQEAVRVRFDHIHVPEELAGILGRELEPDSVEFLRMLKSDDGLAEHGIGWKWTFYMCLPNTYDFFWNTNPEKFRAVMIHHYKKYWTDERVARASAIGLSVKEVTTLASIVEMEAWRTDERPTVAGVYMNRLRIGMRLQADPTLIFSVGDFSIRRVTKKHMLAESPYNTYRYAGLPPGPICLPSSSSIESVLHYEKHDYIYFCASDDLTGYHKFATTFQQHQQNARRYQEALNRNNVH; from the coding sequence ATGCGAAAACGCCGCCGCCTGGCTGGATGGATCACACTGATCGCATTTGCGCTGCTTGGTTGGAAAGGATATCAGTATTTTCAGTACTTGTACAAACCCAATGCCTGGGTTGAGGGTAAGGATGTTCGGGTCATATATATCCCAACCGGTTCGGATTTTGATGACGTTCGTGAAGCTTTGACAAAGGCCGGTGTTATTAGCAATGTCAAAGCATTTGAATGGGTAGCGGATGTGAAGAAGTATCCTTCCAGGGTGAAGCCTGGTAGGTATAAGATCCGTCGGGGAATGTCCAATGAAGCAATCGTGAATATGTTGAGAAGTGGGGATCAGGAAGCTGTCAGGGTACGATTTGATCATATCCATGTTCCCGAGGAATTGGCGGGAATCCTTGGCCGTGAACTTGAACCGGATTCTGTGGAGTTTTTGAGAATGCTTAAGAGCGATGATGGATTGGCGGAACATGGTATCGGGTGGAAGTGGACCTTTTACATGTGTCTGCCCAATACCTACGATTTCTTCTGGAATACCAATCCGGAAAAATTCCGTGCGGTAATGATCCACCACTATAAAAAGTACTGGACCGATGAGCGCGTTGCCAGAGCATCTGCTATTGGTTTGTCTGTAAAAGAAGTGACAACGCTTGCTTCCATTGTAGAAATGGAGGCTTGGAGAACGGATGAAAGGCCAACTGTTGCAGGGGTTTACATGAACCGGCTGCGCATTGGAATGCGGTTGCAGGCAGATCCCACCCTCATATTCTCTGTTGGGGACTTTAGCATCAGAAGGGTCACCAAAAAACATATGCTTGCCGAGTCTCCGTATAATACATATCGGTATGCCGGATTACCTCCCGGACCTATTTGCTTGCCTTCATCGTCATCCATTGAAAGTGTTTTACACTATGAGAAGCATGATTACATTTACTTCTGCGCCAGTGATGACCTGACAGGATATCATAAGTTTGCAACGACTTTTCAGCAACACCAGCAAAATGCACGTCGGTATCAGGAAGCGCTGAACAGAAATAATGTGCATTGA
- a CDS encoding GNAT family N-acetyltransferase: MLEGSRIKIRLPEPADVDVLHRWENDPEIMRAGESAEPISRDALVDFLKAYETLSLSDAGQQRWMICDIANGNVLGTLDLFEYSRRHGRAGIGILIGEQESRAKGFASEALRLFLPFASSELGLLQLWCLISPSNKASIRLFEKNGFVKTGEHRQWVQDSGGYDDRWFYQCLEL; the protein is encoded by the coding sequence ATGCTGGAAGGGTCACGCATAAAGATCAGATTGCCGGAACCGGCGGATGTCGATGTTTTACACCGGTGGGAGAATGACCCCGAAATAATGCGTGCGGGTGAATCTGCCGAACCCATATCCCGCGATGCTCTGGTCGATTTTTTAAAAGCATACGAAACGTTGTCCTTGTCTGATGCAGGTCAGCAGCGATGGATGATATGCGACATTGCCAACGGAAACGTGCTGGGCACCCTGGACCTGTTTGAGTATAGCCGGCGCCATGGCAGGGCGGGTATCGGAATCCTCATTGGAGAACAGGAAAGCAGGGCTAAGGGTTTTGCCAGTGAAGCACTGCGCCTGTTTCTTCCTTTTGCATCTTCAGAGCTTGGTTTGTTGCAGCTTTGGTGCCTGATATCGCCGTCCAATAAGGCCAGTATCCGGCTGTTTGAAAAGAACGGGTTTGTGAAGACAGGAGAGCACCGGCAATGGGTACAGGATTCCGGGGGGTATGACGACAGGTGGTTTTACCAATGCCTTGAACTATGA
- a CDS encoding diaminopimelate epimerase, with translation MVVFDKFEGTGNDFVIIDNRDLSFNPDPDTVARLCHRRFGIGADGLILLQSYEEKDFEMVYFNSDGHLGSMCGNGGRCISAFAYMKGVAQEHCTFKAYDGDHEAFVQPVQGKTGVFHVKLSMNEVAGLQTIADDFFLDTGSPHYVSMRNNLGDMDVVEEGRKIRYSEPFRKSGTNVNFVHEEGEGIRVRTYERGVEDETLCCGTGVTASVLCYASIRGMDAGSVPVAVQGGNVTVHFAKNGDTFSNLWLEGQARHVFTGTWPLDL, from the coding sequence ATGGTTGTATTTGATAAGTTTGAGGGAACCGGAAACGATTTCGTGATAATCGATAACCGGGACCTTTCGTTTAATCCGGATCCGGACACAGTGGCCCGTTTATGTCACCGGCGCTTCGGGATCGGAGCGGATGGATTGATCCTTCTGCAGTCGTACGAAGAAAAGGATTTTGAAATGGTTTATTTCAACTCCGATGGCCATTTGGGGAGTATGTGTGGCAATGGTGGAAGATGTATTTCCGCGTTTGCATATATGAAGGGAGTTGCCCAGGAACATTGTACATTCAAAGCATATGATGGCGATCACGAAGCATTCGTTCAACCCGTTCAAGGAAAGACAGGTGTTTTTCATGTGAAGCTTTCAATGAATGAGGTGGCAGGACTGCAAACCATAGCAGATGATTTCTTTCTGGATACCGGCTCTCCTCATTATGTCTCCATGAGGAATAATCTTGGTGACATGGATGTGGTGGAGGAAGGAAGAAAGATCCGCTATAGTGAGCCCTTCAGGAAATCCGGGACCAACGTGAATTTTGTTCATGAAGAGGGAGAAGGCATCCGTGTCAGAACATATGAGCGTGGGGTCGAGGATGAGACCCTCTGCTGTGGAACCGGTGTTACAGCATCCGTCCTTTGTTATGCATCTATCCGCGGAATGGATGCCGGTAGTGTTCCTGTAGCTGTCCAGGGTGGAAATGTTACCGTACATTTTGCAAAAAATGGAGACACATTCAGTAATCTTTGGCTGGAAGGCCAGGCCCGTCACGTATTTACAGGAACATGGCCTCTTGATCTATGA